In Lacrimispora indolis DSM 755, a genomic segment contains:
- a CDS encoding extracellular solute-binding protein produces the protein MKSWIKCAAALLCIGFLAGCDRGSGTVPTEFQGDGEMVVYCPHPLEFINPIVSEFEEQTGIKVEVCTGGTGELLKMVEDRKEPKCDIFWGGSLSTTMAKSELFEPYISKNEPMIQEDYRNKEGNLTRFTDVPSILMVNTNLAGDISIEGYEDLLKPELFGKIAMCGPSTSSSAFEHLINMLYAMGDGDPEAGWDYVEAFCRNLGGKLLQSSSEVYQGVAEGRYTVGLSFEEGAAHYIGSGYPVKVVYMKEGVISKPDVVCIIKGSGHLTEAKQFVDFVTGKDAQTVISESLGRRSVRTDVNEPEYLLDKQAIHIIYDEEAVVKESKKEWLNRFSEIFLGTLD, from the coding sequence ATGAAAAGCTGGATCAAATGTGCCGCAGCCCTTCTGTGCATTGGTTTTCTGGCAGGCTGCGACCGCGGCTCCGGGACAGTGCCCACAGAGTTTCAGGGGGATGGGGAAATGGTAGTATACTGCCCTCATCCCCTGGAATTCATTAATCCCATTGTATCGGAATTTGAAGAACAGACCGGGATTAAGGTGGAGGTATGCACGGGAGGGACAGGAGAACTGTTAAAGATGGTGGAGGACAGGAAGGAACCTAAGTGCGATATTTTCTGGGGAGGCTCCCTGTCTACTACCATGGCAAAAAGTGAGTTGTTTGAGCCTTATATCAGCAAAAATGAACCCATGATCCAGGAAGACTACAGAAACAAGGAAGGGAACTTAACACGGTTTACGGATGTTCCCAGCATTCTCATGGTCAATACCAATCTGGCCGGGGATATTTCCATTGAGGGATATGAGGACCTTCTTAAGCCGGAGCTTTTCGGAAAGATCGCCATGTGCGGCCCTTCCACCTCATCCTCTGCCTTTGAGCATCTGATCAACATGCTTTATGCTATGGGAGACGGAGATCCGGAGGCAGGCTGGGATTATGTGGAGGCCTTTTGCAGAAACCTTGGCGGAAAGCTTCTTCAAAGCTCTTCAGAGGTATATCAGGGGGTGGCCGAGGGACGGTATACGGTGGGTCTTTCTTTTGAAGAGGGGGCTGCCCATTACATTGGCTCCGGATATCCGGTCAAGGTGGTGTATATGAAGGAAGGTGTTATATCAAAGCCTGATGTGGTATGCATCATCAAGGGGTCCGGCCACTTGACCGAGGCAAAGCAGTTTGTGGATTTTGTGACGGGAAAGGATGCCCAGACGGTCATCTCTGAAAGCCTTGGAAGGCGTTCTGTAAGAACGGATGTGAATGAACCGGAGTATCTTCTGGATAAGCAGGCGATCCATATCATTTATGACGAGGAAGCTGTGGTAAAGGAGAGCAAAAAGGAATGGCTGAACCGTTTTTCGGAAATCTTTTTAGGAACCCTGGATTAG
- a CDS encoding sensor histidine kinase, whose product MKKGRYFKEELRRLILGYAIIPAVGFTLICTLVFLAVLLYGKKSGNESHNALVAEELEKVLAGYEEKLKALSDSDLLFNVSSGAAGQRLVFEEFYRLFDQLGYKAELYVFDGEKRVLLSTRTDVPEYLSGREGVHWGMFGAMDEEPGETRVRLMEAWKGSDRDIAMGMAMMQGDKKTGYLVFTINSSQFKPVLDRSDSQTIIADRFGWVYLSSNYNLVSSSNQVLKVLKTAEKYLTYEKKMFLVSVHPSYNSMFLVYSVTDIQNIVFSLGLSSALIITALVLMTIWVLISTKKVTERETRDFYRLLHVMEMAREGNLDTSLEIESENEFKIIADAYRETIASLKLQMENNRRMTELVAAAQNKQLESQFNPHFLFNTLENIRYMCLIQPETAGKMVFSLSNLLRYSLDGSRTEVTLEEDLEHLENYLMILKYRFNRRFSYVVDVEAEALTCRIPRLVLQPMIENSAKYGFGNQENLKVELKAYIHEDRLIMICRDDGIGMTPGVLSEIQALLEQEENNRRHSGLYNIHRRCRILYGRPYGVEIRSAEGLGTTLVVTLPAQREES is encoded by the coding sequence ATGAAAAAGGGACGATATTTCAAAGAGGAGCTGCGCCGCCTGATCCTGGGATATGCCATCATTCCGGCGGTGGGCTTTACCCTGATCTGTACGCTGGTTTTTCTTGCGGTCCTTCTCTACGGGAAAAAAAGCGGGAATGAGTCACACAATGCTTTGGTGGCGGAGGAACTTGAGAAAGTCCTTGCCGGATACGAAGAGAAGCTTAAGGCTCTGTCGGATTCTGACTTGCTTTTTAATGTCAGCTCAGGGGCCGCCGGGCAAAGGCTGGTATTTGAGGAGTTTTACCGGCTGTTTGACCAGCTGGGATATAAGGCGGAGCTGTATGTTTTTGACGGAGAAAAGAGAGTGCTTTTATCCACCAGAACGGATGTCCCGGAATATTTATCAGGCAGGGAAGGCGTGCACTGGGGAATGTTCGGGGCAATGGATGAGGAACCAGGGGAAACCAGGGTGCGTTTGATGGAGGCCTGGAAGGGCTCTGACCGGGATATTGCCATGGGTATGGCAATGATGCAGGGGGATAAAAAGACGGGATATCTGGTTTTTACCATTAACAGCAGCCAGTTTAAGCCGGTGCTGGACCGGTCGGACAGCCAGACCATCATTGCGGACCGGTTTGGCTGGGTTTATTTAAGCAGCAATTATAATCTGGTGAGCAGCAGCAACCAGGTTTTAAAGGTCCTTAAAACGGCGGAAAAGTATCTGACCTATGAAAAGAAGATGTTTCTCGTATCCGTCCACCCGTCTTATAACAGCATGTTTTTAGTCTATTCGGTGACAGATATCCAGAATATCGTGTTCTCCCTGGGACTTAGCAGTGCCCTCATTATAACGGCTCTTGTGCTGATGACCATATGGGTGCTGATCAGCACGAAAAAGGTGACAGAACGGGAAACCAGGGATTTTTACCGCCTTCTTCATGTCATGGAGATGGCAAGAGAGGGAAATTTAGACACCTCTCTTGAAATAGAAAGTGAAAATGAATTCAAGATCATAGCCGATGCTTACCGGGAAACCATTGCCAGCTTAAAGCTGCAGATGGAAAATAACCGGAGGATGACGGAGCTGGTGGCTGCGGCCCAGAACAAGCAGCTGGAATCCCAGTTTAACCCTCATTTTCTGTTTAATACCCTGGAAAATATCCGGTATATGTGCCTGATCCAGCCGGAGACAGCCGGGAAAATGGTGTTCAGCCTATCAAATCTTCTGCGCTACAGCTTAGACGGCAGCAGGACGGAGGTGACTCTGGAAGAAGATTTAGAACACCTGGAGAATTATCTCATGATTTTAAAATACCGGTTTAACCGGAGGTTTTCCTATGTGGTTGACGTGGAAGCGGAGGCGCTGACCTGCCGGATCCCCAGGCTGGTGCTGCAGCCCATGATCGAAAATTCCGCAAAATACGGGTTCGGCAACCAGGAAAATTTAAAGGTGGAGCTTAAGGCCTATATTCATGAAGACCGGCTGATCATGATCTGCCGGGATGACGGGATCGGGATGACTCCGGGGGTTTTAAGTGAGATCCAGGCTCTTTTGGAGCAGGAGGAAAACAACAGAAGGCATTCCGGGCTTTATAATATACACAGACGGTGCAGGATCCTTTACGGAAGACCATACGGAGTGGAGATACGCAGTGCGGAAGGGCTGGGCACAACGCTGGTGGTGACCCTTCCCGCACAAAGGGAGGAATCATAA